One genomic segment of Hydra vulgaris chromosome 14, alternate assembly HydraT2T_AEP includes these proteins:
- the LOC100207790 gene encoding mitochondrial-processing peptidase subunit beta isoform X2, producing the protein MASKLANRLPHISRCIRPQINKVSIFTQQKLQSTLSPYEQSLYNVPETVTSSLSNGLRIASEDSGIDTCTVGLWIDAGSRFETEANNGVAHFLEHMAFKGTKNRTQLQLELEVENMGAHLNAYTSREQTVYYAKCFKKDLPKAVNILSDIIQNPVLDEGAIERERGVILREMQEVDTQLEEVVFDHLHATAYQGTPLGMTILGPSKNIKSISKKDLQNYISTHYRAPRMVLAAAGGVNHDELVKLAELNFSGLQSKVDDKSVLKPVRYTGSEVRVRDDDMPLAHIAMAVEGCGWANSDYFTLMVANMIVGSWDRSLGGSRNVAGQLAADVSKHSLANSYMSFNTCYTDTGLWGAYMVCDKMKIDDLVYVIQREWMRLCTSVTDSEVNRAKNVLKTNFLLQFDGSTPVCEDIGRQMLTYGRRIPLPELNYRINIIDAKMVKDICSKYIYDKCPVVAGVGPVEQLPDYNRVRGNMYWIRF; encoded by the exons ATGGCTTCAAAGCTAGCAAACCGCTTGCCACATATAAGTAGGTGTATTCGTCcacaaattaataaa gtttcCATCTTCACACAACAAAAGTTACAAAGTACTCTCTCACCTTATgaacaa tcTTTATACAATGTTCCAGAAACTGTGACATCATCTTTGTCAAATGGCTTAAGAATTGCTTCTGAAGATTCAGGAATTGATACATGCAca GTTGGGTTATGGATTGATGCTGGAAGTCGGTTTGAAACTGAAGCAAACAACGGTGTGGCACATTTTCTTGAACATATggcttttaaa gGAACAAAAAACAGAACTCAACTACAGTTGGAATTAGAG GTTGAAAACATGGGAGCTCATCTTAATGCATATACATCTCGTGAGCAAACAGTTTATTATGCCAAgtgtttcaaaaaagatttgcCCAaag ctgtaaatattttatctgaCATTATTCAAAATCCTGTGCTTGATGAAGGAGCTATTGAAAGAGAAAGAGGGGTAATTTTAAGGGAAATGCAG GAGGTTGATACTCAATTAGAAGAGGTTGTTTTTGATCATCTTCATGCAACTGCTTATCAAGGAACGCCGCTAGGAATGACTATTCTAGGGCcatcaaaaaatatcaa atctatttcaaaaaaagatcttCAGAACTACATCAGTACACATTATCGTGCACCAAGAATGGTCTTAGCTGCTGCAGGAGGTGTTAATCATGATGAACTTGTTAAACTTGCTGAGTTGAACTTTAGTGGGCTCCAATCTAAAGTAGATgataaatctgttttaaaaccAGTTCGCTATACTGGCTcagaa GTTCGTGTTCGTGATGATGATATGCCACTTGCTCATATTGCTATGGCAGTGGAAGGTTGTGGTTGGGCTAATTCAGACTATTTTACTTTAATGGTAGCTAATATGATAGTTGGGAGCTGGGACCGTTCACTTGGTGGATCAAGAAATGTAGCTGGTCAACTAGCTGCAgatgtttcaaaacatagcCTTGCAAACAGCTACATGTCTTTCAATACTTGTTATACAGATACTGGTCTTTGGGGGGCTTATATGGTTTgcgataaaatgaaaattgatgATTTAGTTTATGTTATACAAAGGGAATG gaTGCGCTTGTGTACAAGTGTTACAGATAGTGAAGTTAATCGTGCAAAGAATGTCttgaaaacaaatttcttaCTTCAATTTGACG gttctACTCCAGTATGCGAGGATATTGGAAG GCAAATGCTTACATATGGTCGTCGAATTCCTCTCCCTGAACTCAATTACagaataaat ATAATTGACGCTAAAATGGTTAAAGATATTTGTTCAAAATACATTTACGATAAATGCCCCGTTGTAGCTGGTGTTG gtCCTGTCGAACAACTTCCTGACTACAACAGAGTTCGTGGAAACATGTATTGgataagattttaa